One genomic window of Tenacibaculum tangerinum includes the following:
- a CDS encoding sugar phosphate nucleotidyltransferase: MKIIVPMAGIGSRLRPHTLTTPKPLTVIGGKPIVQRLVEDIASVIDEPIEEIAFVIGPLAKGFPANTEEKLKIIAEKLGAKGSVYVQEQALGTAHAIYCAKDSLSGPCVVAYADTLFKADFTLDTNADGAIWVKQVEDPSAFGVVNVTDGFITDFIEKPKDFVSDLAIIGIYYFKDGDKLKEEIQYLIDNDLKENGEYQLTNVLESLKQQGAKFIPGKVNSWMDCGKKDATVDTNKQVLGFEQADGNNLVSDDVVLENAEVIQPCYIGKNVVLKNTTIGPFVSIGENSVVENSTITNSLIQTNVHISNANLDNAMIGNHAKYNANYTSVSIGDYTELT, from the coding sequence ATGAAGATTATTGTACCAATGGCAGGAATTGGGTCTCGTTTAAGACCACATACACTCACAACGCCTAAGCCATTAACTGTAATAGGAGGCAAACCCATCGTACAACGCTTAGTAGAAGATATTGCTTCTGTAATTGACGAACCTATCGAAGAAATTGCATTTGTTATAGGACCACTTGCAAAAGGTTTTCCCGCTAATACAGAAGAAAAACTTAAAATAATTGCAGAAAAATTAGGTGCGAAAGGTTCTGTATACGTTCAAGAACAAGCCTTAGGTACAGCCCATGCGATTTACTGTGCTAAAGACTCTCTTTCGGGGCCTTGTGTAGTTGCTTATGCAGATACATTATTTAAAGCCGATTTTACTTTAGACACCAATGCAGACGGTGCTATTTGGGTAAAACAAGTGGAAGACCCTAGTGCTTTTGGCGTGGTAAATGTAACCGATGGTTTTATTACTGATTTTATAGAAAAGCCTAAAGACTTTGTGTCTGATTTAGCCATTATTGGTATTTATTATTTCAAAGACGGAGATAAATTAAAGGAAGAAATTCAATATTTAATTGATAATGACTTAAAAGAAAACGGAGAATATCAATTAACTAATGTGTTAGAGTCTTTGAAACAACAAGGAGCAAAATTCATACCAGGTAAAGTGAATTCTTGGATGGATTGTGGCAAAAAAGACGCTACCGTAGATACAAACAAACAAGTGCTAGGTTTTGAGCAAGCCGATGGCAACAATTTAGTGTCTGATGACGTTGTATTAGAGAATGCTGAAGTTATTCAGCCCTGTTATATTGGAAAAAACGTCGTGTTAAAAAACACTACAATAGGTCCTTTCGTTTCTATTGGTGAAAATAGTGTTGTTGAAAATTCAACCATTACAAACTCATTAATACAAACAAATGTTCATATTTCAAATGCCAATTTAGACAATGCTATGATTGGTAATCATGCAAAATACAATGCTAATTATACATCCGTGAGTATAGGTGATTATACAGAGCTTACATAA
- a CDS encoding tetratricopeptide repeat protein, whose protein sequence is MSFFFILYSFFLYAQDSIPAAVTIAENKNIEFQQSFFKALSDKATFNYKKAIEHLEQCNRIFSNNKSVLFELSKNYEKLGRNPEALTYIDLALEEDPTNIWMLEHKVLILRKLANFNDAILTQEKIASVYPKKKRLLVFLHLQNNDRQAAQKVLAELKDAKLLNGRLRAIEKKLNARKTAIEEPKKLSENLDAKSLFEKEKSFDNLKALLIKLASESDSDLLKYSEYGITLFPAQPFAYLMNGKALNYNNAYKKALDTLQNGIDFVIDDHEIEAKFYLEMSKAYQGLGDTKKATMYKNKAEKFLK, encoded by the coding sequence GTGTCTTTTTTCTTTATTCTTTATTCTTTCTTCTTATATGCTCAAGACAGTATTCCTGCTGCGGTTACTATTGCTGAAAACAAGAATATTGAATTTCAACAATCTTTCTTTAAGGCACTGTCTGATAAAGCCACTTTTAACTACAAAAAAGCGATAGAGCATTTAGAGCAGTGTAATCGAATATTTTCTAATAATAAATCGGTATTATTTGAGCTTTCTAAAAACTATGAAAAACTAGGTAGAAACCCTGAGGCTTTAACCTATATTGATTTAGCATTGGAAGAAGACCCTACCAATATTTGGATGCTAGAGCACAAGGTTTTAATTTTAAGAAAGCTGGCTAATTTTAACGATGCCATTCTTACACAAGAAAAAATAGCTTCGGTATACCCTAAGAAAAAGCGATTGTTGGTTTTTTTACACCTTCAAAATAACGACAGGCAAGCAGCCCAAAAGGTGTTGGCAGAACTAAAAGATGCAAAACTATTGAATGGTAGACTTCGTGCGATTGAAAAAAAATTAAATGCTAGAAAAACAGCAATAGAAGAGCCCAAAAAACTTTCTGAAAACCTTGACGCTAAATCACTTTTTGAGAAAGAAAAATCATTTGACAACTTAAAAGCACTATTAATTAAATTAGCTTCAGAAAGCGATAGCGACTTATTAAAGTATAGTGAATACGGTATAACCCTATTCCCTGCCCAACCTTTCGCATACCTAATGAACGGAAAAGCACTTAACTATAATAACGCTTATAAAAAAGCTTTAGACACGCTACAAAACGGCATTGATTTTGTAATTGATGACCATGAAATTGAAGCAAAATTTTATTTAGAAATGTCGAAAGCTTATCAAGGATTAGGTGACACAAAAAAGGCAACTATGTATAAAAACAAAGCTGAAAAATTTTTAAAATAA
- a CDS encoding DUF4292 domain-containing protein, with product MKYNHLLILLLLVFVSCKATKNVTGSTYIKELSARKVAKKHVATNFDKKTVDARLKVNYEDNKENLGFSVRMKIKKDEVIWLKGTKIISIFKAKITPTKVQFYSPYKKNYFDGDFSMLKKLLGTDINFNQLQSMLLGEALVDIKSERQEVQIQQTSYQLSPKKQPELFDLFFYINPTHFKLDKQLVVNSLKDQLLSISYPKYDKKEGAFFPEKITIKATEKTKFTNIDITTRAVEFDTKLNVDFNIPTGYKEIKL from the coding sequence ATGAAATACAACCACTTACTTATTTTACTCCTTTTAGTATTTGTTTCTTGTAAAGCTACTAAAAATGTTACTGGAAGCACCTATATTAAAGAGCTTTCTGCACGTAAAGTAGCCAAAAAACATGTAGCAACAAATTTTGACAAGAAAACGGTAGATGCCCGTTTAAAGGTAAATTACGAGGATAATAAAGAAAATTTAGGGTTTTCTGTACGCATGAAAATAAAAAAAGACGAGGTTATTTGGTTAAAAGGCACTAAAATAATTTCTATTTTTAAAGCGAAAATTACCCCTACCAAAGTACAGTTTTACTCTCCGTATAAGAAAAATTATTTCGATGGTGATTTTTCAATGCTTAAAAAACTGCTGGGAACAGATATTAATTTTAATCAATTACAAAGTATGTTGCTAGGAGAAGCTTTAGTAGATATAAAATCTGAACGTCAAGAAGTTCAAATTCAACAAACATCCTATCAACTATCACCAAAAAAACAACCTGAGTTGTTCGACTTGTTTTTTTATATAAATCCAACCCATTTTAAACTCGACAAACAACTGGTTGTAAACTCACTAAAAGACCAACTTTTAAGTATTAGCTACCCAAAGTATGATAAAAAGGAAGGTGCTTTTTTTCCTGAAAAAATTACGATAAAAGCTACAGAAAAAACGAAATTTACCAATATTGATATAACCACTCGTGCAGTAGAGTTTGACACCAAACTAAATGTAGATTTTAACATTCCTACAGGATATAAAGAAATTAAACTATAA
- a CDS encoding murein hydrolase activator EnvC family protein, producing the protein MMKNAVFYISFLSLLFLGVSSFSQTRKELENKRKKLKNEIEQVNTLLFNTKKKKSSALDDLKDLIQKINVRERLIETIELEARLLSKEIKSNERQLKKYNDELSKLKDDYRDMVVKSYKSKSQQSKTMFLLSSESFYQAYKRLKYMQQYKEYRKKQGEEIMTKTTLVKKLNDSLIAQKRSKETLLSDEKNHKKEIEGDKKDQEKLLSKIKKEEKNIKKIYRKNNVKRKELLLKLIN; encoded by the coding sequence ATGATGAAAAATGCTGTTTTTTATATTTCTTTCCTATCCCTCCTTTTCTTAGGGGTTTCTTCTTTTTCTCAGACTAGAAAAGAGTTAGAAAACAAACGAAAGAAACTTAAAAATGAAATAGAGCAGGTAAACACTCTTTTGTTTAACACAAAGAAAAAGAAGAGTAGTGCTTTAGATGATTTGAAAGATTTAATTCAAAAAATAAATGTTCGAGAACGTTTAATCGAAACCATTGAATTAGAAGCTCGGTTGCTCTCAAAAGAAATTAAATCAAACGAACGACAGTTAAAAAAATACAACGATGAGCTATCAAAATTAAAAGACGATTACCGAGACATGGTTGTAAAATCATATAAAAGTAAATCTCAACAGAGTAAAACAATGTTTTTACTTTCTTCTGAAAGTTTTTATCAAGCCTACAAGCGATTAAAATACATGCAGCAGTATAAAGAGTATAGAAAAAAGCAAGGAGAAGAAATTATGACTAAAACAACGCTTGTTAAAAAACTAAACGACTCGTTAATTGCTCAAAAAAGATCGAAAGAAACCTTGCTTTCCGATGAAAAAAATCATAAAAAAGAAATTGAAGGAGATAAGAAAGACCAAGAGAAATTACTTTCAAAAATAAAAAAAGAAGAAAAAAATATAAAAAAGATTTACAGAAAAAACAACGTGAAGAGAAAAGAATTGCTGCTAAAATTGATAAATTAA
- a CDS encoding M23 family metallopeptidase — MKSIFNGKVLVIQLHSDGRKSVLVQHGDYISAYNKLKEVYVKKGDVVKTGEILGKVFTDKVTGKTQLSFMLYKNRNRLNPAQWIRS; from the coding sequence GTGAAAAGTATTTTTAACGGGAAAGTGCTGGTTATTCAGTTACATTCTGACGGAAGAAAATCGGTATTGGTACAACATGGTGATTATATTTCTGCATACAACAAACTTAAAGAAGTATATGTAAAAAAAGGCGACGTAGTAAAAACAGGCGAAATATTAGGAAAAGTATTTACTGATAAAGTAACGGGTAAAACACAACTTAGTTTTATGTTGTATAAAAATAGGAACCGATTGAATCCTGCGCAGTGGATTCGTTCATAA
- a CDS encoding AI-2E family transporter, translating to MKNASNFIIVTVAIIAALVVGKGILIPFVFAIIFWFLTREIRKTIYRLPLARRFIPTWLGNVLVFTLIMLGFSFVSQILTSSISDLTASYSKYEPNIEAIINRINDYFNIDVMKSLKSIVGDFDYGLFLGNIANGISGLLGDTFMIIIYALFLFLEESSFKEKLQKVFMSAKKNPQGVQAILKKIEKSISNYLRLKTYVSLLTGLLSYLVLLFAGVDGAAFWAFLIFLLNYIPTIGSLVATVFPAIFSLIQFGEFSPFLMVLIGVGSIQVIVGNVVEPRVFGKSLNLSPLVTILSLAVWGEIWGITGMILSVPITVIMIIIFSQFEKTKSIAIFLSENGNIEDI from the coding sequence ATGAAAAACGCATCAAACTTTATCATTGTAACGGTAGCTATTATTGCTGCCTTAGTTGTGGGTAAGGGTATTTTAATTCCTTTTGTTTTTGCTATTATTTTTTGGTTTCTAACACGAGAAATACGAAAAACAATATACAGGCTACCCTTAGCTAGACGTTTTATTCCTACTTGGTTGGGTAATGTTTTAGTCTTTACACTTATTATGCTCGGGTTTAGTTTTGTTTCTCAAATTTTAACCAGTAGTATTTCCGATCTTACTGCTTCGTATTCTAAATACGAGCCAAATATTGAAGCAATTATCAATCGTATTAATGATTATTTCAACATTGATGTAATGAAATCGTTGAAATCAATTGTGGGAGATTTTGATTATGGGTTGTTTTTAGGCAATATAGCAAACGGAATTAGTGGTTTGTTAGGAGATACTTTTATGATTATAATTTATGCCTTATTTCTCTTTTTAGAGGAAAGTAGTTTTAAAGAGAAATTGCAAAAGGTATTTATGAGCGCTAAGAAGAATCCACAAGGCGTTCAAGCTATTTTAAAAAAAATAGAAAAATCCATCTCTAATTATTTGCGATTAAAAACCTATGTAAGTTTATTAACAGGTTTATTAAGTTATTTAGTGTTGTTGTTTGCTGGGGTAGACGGTGCCGCATTTTGGGCATTTCTTATTTTTTTATTAAACTATATTCCCACCATTGGCTCATTGGTAGCCACTGTTTTTCCAGCTATATTTTCTTTAATTCAGTTTGGAGAGTTCTCTCCTTTTTTAATGGTTTTAATTGGTGTGGGGTCAATTCAAGTAATCGTAGGAAATGTGGTAGAGCCAAGAGTTTTCGGAAAATCACTTAATTTGAGTCCGCTGGTTACCATTTTATCGTTAGCTGTTTGGGGAGAAATATGGGGAATTACAGGCATGATACTATCAGTACCTATTACTGTAATTATGATTATTATCTTTTCTCAGTTTGAAAAAACAAAAAGCATTGCCATTTTCTTGTCTGAAAACGGCAATATAGAAGATATATAG
- a CDS encoding acyl-CoA dehydrogenase family protein: MKSDLFQAPDYYQVDDLLTEEHKLVRDTAREWVKKNISPIIEEYAQRAEFPKVLISGLAEVGAFGSYIPEAYGGAGLDQISYGLIMQELERGDSGIRSTASVQSSLVMGPIYHYGTEEQRQKYLPKLASGEWMGSFGLTEPNHGSNPGGMETKFKDMGDHYLLNGAKMWISNAPICDVAVVWAKNEEGRIHGLIVERGMQGFSTPETHNKWSLRASITGELIFDDVKVPKENLLPNKSGLGAPLLCLDSARYGIAWGAIGAAMDCYDTALRYAKERTQFGKPIGQFQLQQKKLAEMITEITKAQLLTWRLGVLKNEGRATSAQISMAKRNNVDMALKIAREARQVLGAMGISGEYSIMRHAMNLESVITYEGTHDVHLLITGLDITGLNAFK, translated from the coding sequence ATGAAGTCTGATTTATTTCAAGCACCAGATTATTACCAAGTAGATGATTTATTAACCGAAGAGCACAAACTTGTTCGCGATACTGCTCGTGAATGGGTTAAGAAAAATATATCTCCAATAATTGAAGAATATGCACAACGCGCAGAATTTCCGAAGGTATTGATTAGCGGATTGGCAGAGGTAGGAGCTTTTGGATCGTATATTCCTGAAGCGTATGGCGGAGCAGGGTTAGACCAAATTTCTTACGGGCTAATTATGCAAGAGTTAGAACGTGGTGATAGTGGTATTCGGTCGACTGCTTCGGTACAATCTTCATTGGTTATGGGGCCTATTTATCATTACGGAACTGAGGAGCAAAGACAAAAATACTTACCAAAATTGGCTTCAGGAGAATGGATGGGAAGTTTTGGACTCACAGAACCCAATCACGGTAGCAACCCCGGAGGAATGGAAACCAAGTTTAAAGACATGGGAGACCATTATTTGTTGAATGGGGCAAAGATGTGGATTTCGAACGCACCCATTTGCGACGTGGCAGTAGTATGGGCAAAAAATGAAGAAGGACGCATTCACGGTTTGATAGTAGAACGTGGTATGCAAGGTTTTTCTACACCAGAAACGCATAATAAATGGTCGTTAAGGGCATCGATAACGGGTGAGTTAATTTTTGATGATGTAAAAGTTCCAAAAGAAAATTTATTACCCAATAAATCAGGGTTAGGAGCACCTTTGTTATGCCTTGACTCTGCTCGATATGGTATTGCTTGGGGAGCCATAGGTGCTGCCATGGATTGTTACGATACAGCATTACGTTATGCGAAAGAACGTACCCAATTTGGAAAACCAATAGGGCAATTTCAGTTGCAACAAAAAAAGTTGGCTGAAATGATTACCGAAATTACAAAAGCACAGTTGTTAACGTGGCGATTAGGAGTCTTAAAAAATGAAGGTAGAGCAACCTCTGCTCAAATATCTATGGCAAAGCGAAACAATGTAGATATGGCATTGAAAATAGCACGTGAAGCTAGACAGGTATTAGGAGCGATGGGGATTTCTGGAGAGTATTCAATTATGAGACATGCCATGAATTTAGAAAGCGTAATTACTTACGAAGGCACACACGACGTTCATTTGTTAATTACAGGATTAGATATTACAGGTTTAAACGCATTCAAATAA
- the rnpA gene encoding ribonuclease P protein component, with amino-acid sequence MVIRVGLRMFVLMRFTLGKEERLKSRKLIGRLYEEGKVIKVFPLRMVYIQTEHTSKFPAQVGVSVPKRNFKKAVDRNRIKRLLRETYRKEKHTVYKSVDKPYVFMISYLARNEWKYADIEHKMQQLLTQFITEVTPNEK; translated from the coding sequence ATGGTTATTCGTGTAGGTTTACGTATGTTTGTACTGATGAGATTTACTTTAGGAAAAGAAGAGCGTTTAAAGAGCAGAAAACTCATAGGAAGACTATATGAGGAAGGAAAGGTAATAAAAGTTTTTCCGCTAAGAATGGTGTATATACAAACCGAACACACCTCTAAATTTCCTGCGCAAGTAGGAGTATCTGTACCTAAACGTAATTTTAAGAAAGCGGTAGATAGAAACCGTATAAAACGATTACTTCGCGAAACCTACCGTAAAGAAAAACATACTGTTTATAAGAGTGTAGATAAACCGTATGTGTTTATGATTTCTTATCTTGCAAGAAATGAATGGAAATATGCCGATATTGAGCATAAAATGCAGCAATTATTAACACAGTTTATTACAGAAGTTACTCCAAATGAAAAATAG
- a CDS encoding S41 family peptidase: MNPGDLTDKAIKNTLKNLDPYTNFFNEQDVEDARIRREGEYGGIGISTFYAKKGIVVTEIYKGFSADKAGLKAGDIIIDVNGQKLAELDKNQFSQMLKGVPGKELSLKVESNGKIKNISIKLDKVILDPVPFYDMIDAETGYIVLTRFISQKATEGVVKAFEDLKERGMKKLVFDLRYNPGGSLFDAINITNLFIPKGLNVVDTRGKIQKNSRTYKTNREPLDAEIPIVVLINGRSASASEIVSGALQDYDRAVIMGERSFGKGLVQRYFDLNYGTQMKITISKYYTPSGRCIQELDYANRDPKTGNVPKFSEGTVNEFTTQNGRKVYDGGGITPDVKSNLSEKTEVTDELLKSKAIFNFVTNFVHQNPNLPTENYTFTSKDFHQFKNYLLQKDTSFVSKEEKLFQKAYEAVEDNHKITSEYTAIIKQLKAANVAKIAVNEDVLSKEIENEIIERYTYKEGMYKHLFKNDITIKNAVKLLHDSEKYNRILKK, from the coding sequence ATTAACCCAGGTGATTTAACCGACAAAGCAATTAAAAATACATTAAAAAACTTAGACCCTTACACCAATTTTTTTAACGAGCAAGATGTTGAAGATGCGCGTATTCGTCGTGAAGGTGAATACGGAGGTATTGGAATCTCTACGTTTTATGCCAAAAAAGGAATTGTAGTTACCGAAATTTACAAAGGTTTTTCTGCTGATAAAGCAGGTTTAAAAGCAGGTGATATTATTATCGATGTAAACGGACAAAAACTGGCTGAATTAGATAAAAATCAGTTTTCGCAAATGTTAAAAGGAGTACCAGGAAAAGAGCTTTCCTTAAAGGTAGAAAGCAATGGTAAAATAAAAAACATATCTATAAAACTTGATAAAGTTATTTTAGATCCTGTTCCTTTTTACGATATGATTGATGCCGAAACAGGGTATATTGTTTTAACCCGATTTATAAGTCAAAAAGCTACCGAAGGTGTGGTTAAAGCTTTTGAAGACCTTAAAGAAAGAGGAATGAAAAAGCTAGTGTTTGACTTAAGATATAATCCTGGGGGCTCTTTATTTGATGCCATTAATATTACCAATTTATTTATTCCTAAAGGATTAAATGTCGTAGATACCCGTGGAAAAATTCAAAAAAATAGCAGAACGTATAAAACCAATAGAGAGCCTTTAGATGCTGAAATTCCTATCGTAGTACTAATCAATGGTCGATCGGCATCTGCTTCAGAAATTGTTTCAGGAGCCTTACAAGATTACGACCGAGCAGTAATCATGGGAGAACGCTCTTTTGGAAAAGGATTGGTACAACGTTATTTCGATTTAAACTACGGAACTCAAATGAAAATAACCATTTCTAAATACTATACTCCTAGCGGACGTTGTATTCAAGAATTAGATTATGCCAATAGAGACCCAAAAACAGGAAATGTACCTAAGTTTTCAGAGGGTACTGTAAATGAGTTCACGACGCAAAACGGAAGAAAGGTATATGACGGAGGTGGAATTACTCCTGATGTAAAAAGTAACCTTTCTGAAAAAACAGAAGTAACCGATGAGCTTCTAAAATCGAAAGCTATTTTTAATTTTGTTACCAACTTTGTGCATCAAAACCCTAATTTACCTACAGAAAATTATACTTTTACATCGAAAGATTTTCATCAATTTAAAAACTACTTGCTTCAAAAAGACACCTCCTTTGTATCTAAAGAAGAAAAACTCTTTCAAAAAGCCTACGAAGCTGTAGAAGATAATCACAAAATAACTTCTGAATACACTGCAATTATTAAACAATTAAAAGCAGCTAATGTTGCTAAAATTGCTGTGAATGAAGATGTTTTATCAAAAGAAATTGAAAATGAAATTATAGAACGTTATACCTACAAAGAAGGAATGTACAAGCATTTATTTAAAAATGATATTACCATAAAAAATGCCGTTAAACTGTTACATGACTCTGAAAAGTATAACCGTATTTTAAAAAAATAG
- a CDS encoding tetratricopeptide repeat protein: MKSYKLFLIVTFLITSIFNGFSQEVQSATLKYTPADNGFELNIPFKWKFINCYGEVHVTITKNSKNITSQAYIYKGKRYTVSELGAEAFNRPECGLTDLKVDLYNNAYRLGEAKLANVIDWLGGCFGQTYHITKLIGLKDSDYKEKLANLSLKNIRFLTVSSRDYKLEGKIKELEKRKSLKSKINEADKAFNSGDYENAKSLYEAALKIDYSNEHAKNKLKEINQKIKAEKEKLELKKQLNKAKELYNNGDYESAKAAYEKALKMNPNSSEAKSMLNTINEKLKEEAEKKEKERKEKEKNAAVENAKRKEKEKAVSSANSRKHSGVIWGKGTLSKMSQSGSSFQETNLIGLFKVDYDIWTLSGQPAHRYKFYWEWDDALYTGYPQYVSVLRDKVIHIADFKKYPSLLARWNAIKPLYIELECDILYFKNGDEYIADKGTIKIIPEVIGKSGQVVEWSLPASPKWDELFTYTNGMNWSYFRNLGLYEEVNEYAKQFSTSVAWPKYAFEYSNDINFFRSHTYLTSNWIKIGSEEYKNYSTSIRIKKTIWPEEKMMALIEEFQVLEKRAKEEKMDAEDFWNTSENDEKTESTDFWDTPDNAKTVSDVKREKEVLKNRATISKRSPVIAEQRKKYKSLKEPIKISSKLSSLTPRYQLRGKLPRYFKNLTIKIIHGKEVFFSKIDNSGKFSKEIKLQKGINKLQLMLVANKAGKTALKTKDMSVNFVPELDGEGTVTSKNVKITVVDHNSVQDDYYQLYVNDKYVGDVFNRPGRSTTINTVFEPGDNYIELRLYRKKGKGTALKIIINDGEFSKPFSGSKNHKYIISAPFD; the protein is encoded by the coding sequence ATGAAAAGTTACAAATTATTCCTCATCGTTACTTTTTTAATCACCAGTATATTCAATGGTTTTTCTCAAGAAGTTCAGAGTGCAACATTAAAATATACCCCAGCAGATAATGGTTTTGAATTGAACATACCTTTTAAATGGAAATTTATTAATTGTTATGGTGAGGTACACGTAACCATCACAAAAAACAGCAAAAACATTACTTCGCAAGCCTATATTTACAAAGGCAAAAGATATACAGTATCAGAATTAGGTGCGGAAGCTTTTAATAGACCTGAATGCGGACTTACCGATTTAAAAGTCGATTTATACAACAATGCTTACAGACTAGGAGAGGCAAAATTAGCCAATGTAATAGATTGGCTTGGAGGTTGTTTTGGACAAACATATCATATTACTAAGCTTATCGGACTTAAAGACTCTGATTACAAAGAAAAACTTGCCAACTTATCATTAAAAAATATTCGCTTTTTAACAGTATCTAGTAGAGACTATAAACTTGAAGGAAAAATCAAAGAACTAGAAAAAAGAAAATCTTTAAAAAGTAAAATTAACGAAGCAGATAAAGCCTTTAATTCGGGCGATTACGAAAATGCAAAGAGCTTATACGAAGCAGCATTGAAGATAGATTATAGCAATGAGCACGCAAAAAACAAACTAAAAGAAATCAACCAAAAAATAAAGGCAGAAAAAGAAAAGCTCGAATTAAAAAAACAACTTAATAAAGCAAAAGAACTATACAACAATGGCGATTACGAATCAGCAAAGGCAGCATATGAAAAAGCGCTAAAAATGAATCCTAACAGTAGTGAAGCTAAAAGTATGCTAAATACGATCAATGAAAAACTAAAAGAGGAAGCAGAGAAAAAGGAAAAAGAACGTAAAGAGAAAGAAAAAAATGCCGCAGTTGAAAATGCCAAAAGAAAAGAGAAAGAAAAGGCAGTATCCTCGGCAAATAGCCGAAAACACTCAGGAGTTATATGGGGAAAAGGAACTCTTAGTAAAATGAGTCAGTCAGGTAGCTCTTTTCAAGAAACGAACTTAATAGGATTGTTTAAAGTCGATTATGATATTTGGACACTATCTGGTCAACCAGCGCATAGATATAAATTTTATTGGGAATGGGACGATGCCTTGTACACAGGTTACCCACAATACGTTTCTGTACTTAGAGACAAAGTTATTCATATTGCAGATTTTAAAAAATACCCAAGCCTATTAGCTCGATGGAATGCTATAAAGCCGCTTTACATAGAGCTAGAATGCGATATTTTATACTTTAAAAATGGTGATGAATACATCGCAGATAAAGGAACAATTAAAATTATACCAGAGGTTATTGGTAAATCTGGACAAGTTGTAGAATGGTCGTTACCCGCAAGCCCTAAATGGGACGAACTTTTTACCTATACCAACGGTATGAATTGGAGCTACTTTAGAAACCTTGGTTTGTATGAAGAAGTTAACGAGTATGCAAAACAATTCTCAACAAGTGTAGCTTGGCCAAAATACGCTTTTGAGTATAGTAACGACATTAATTTTTTTAGAAGCCACACCTATTTAACAAGTAATTGGATTAAGATAGGTAGTGAAGAGTATAAGAATTACAGTACTTCTATTCGCATTAAAAAAACCATTTGGCCCGAAGAAAAAATGATGGCATTAATCGAAGAGTTTCAAGTGTTAGAAAAAAGGGCAAAGGAAGAAAAAATGGATGCAGAAGATTTTTGGAATACTTCAGAAAATGATGAAAAAACAGAAAGTACAGACTTTTGGGATACCCCCGATAATGCAAAGACCGTTTCAGATGTTAAGAGGGAAAAAGAAGTATTAAAAAATAGAGCTACAATAAGCAAGCGAAGCCCGGTAATAGCTGAACAACGTAAAAAATATAAAAGCCTAAAAGAACCTATAAAAATTAGCTCGAAATTATCTAGTTTAACACCAAGATATCAACTAAGAGGTAAATTACCAAGGTATTTTAAAAACTTAACCATTAAAATAATTCACGGTAAAGAAGTATTCTTTTCAAAAATAGATAACAGTGGTAAGTTTTCAAAAGAAATAAAATTACAGAAAGGCATAAACAAACTACAGTTAATGTTGGTTGCCAATAAGGCAGGTAAAACGGCTTTAAAAACCAAGGACATGAGTGTAAACTTCGTTCCAGAACTAGACGGAGAAGGTACGGTAACATCAAAAAATGTAAAAATAACAGTTGTCGACCATAATAGCGTTCAAGACGATTACTATCAATTATATGTAAATGATAAATACGTTGGAGATGTTTTTAACAGGCCAGGGAGAAGCACCACGATAAACACTGTTTTCGAACCAGGAGATAATTATATTGAATTGAGGCTATATCGTAAAAAAGGTAAAGGAACAGCACTTAAAATAATAATTAACGACGGAGAGTTTAGCAAACCCTTTTCAGGATCAAAAAACCATAAATACATTATATCAGCACCATTTGACTAA